From a single Lolium rigidum isolate FL_2022 chromosome 7, APGP_CSIRO_Lrig_0.1, whole genome shotgun sequence genomic region:
- the LOC124677349 gene encoding non-specific lipid-transfer protein 3-like isoform X2 produces MAATMKSLFVLALVIVAATCLAAPRGAYGAGECGSTPADRMALKLAPCASAGQDPNSAPSSGCCTAVHTIGKQSPKCLCAVMLSSTAKSAGIKPEDAITIPKRCNLVDRPVGYKCGAYTLP; encoded by the exons ATGGCGGCGACGATGAAGAGTCTCTTCGTGCTCGCTCTGGTGATCGTGGCAGCTACATGTCTGGCGGCGCCGCGTGGCGCGTACGGTGCCGGCGAGTGCGGGTCGACGCCGGCGGACAGGATGGCGCTGAAGCTGGCGCCGTGCGCGTCGGCGGGGCAGGACCCCAATTCGGCGCCGTCCAGCGGGTGCTGCACGGCGGTGCACACCATCGGGAAGCAGAGCCCCAAGTGCCTCTGCGCCGTCATGCTCTCCAGCACCGCCAAGAGCGCCGGCATTAAGCCGGAGGACGCCATCACCATCCCCAAGCGCTGCAACCTCGTCGACCGCCCGGTCGGCTACAAGTGCGGAG CTTACACTCTGCCGTGA
- the LOC124677349 gene encoding non-specific lipid-transfer protein 3-like isoform X1, whose translation MAATMKSLFVLALVIVAATCLAAPRGAYGAGECGSTPADRMALKLAPCASAGQDPNSAPSSGCCTAVHTIGKQSPKCLCAVMLSSTAKSAGIKPEDAITIPKRCNLVDRPVGYKCGAYTLP comes from the coding sequence ATGGCGGCGACGATGAAGAGTCTCTTCGTGCTCGCTCTGGTGATCGTGGCAGCTACATGTCTGGCGGCGCCGCGTGGCGCGTACGGTGCCGGCGAGTGCGGGTCGACGCCGGCGGACAGGATGGCGCTGAAGCTGGCGCCGTGCGCGTCGGCGGGGCAGGACCCCAATTCGGCGCCGTCCAGCGGGTGCTGCACGGCGGTGCACACCATCGGGAAGCAGAGCCCCAAGTGCCTCTGCGCCGTCATGCTCTCCAGCACCGCCAAGAGCGCCGGCATTAAGCCGGAGGACGCCATCACCATCCCCAAGCGCTGCAACCTCGTCGACCGCCCGGTCGGCTACAAGTGCGGAG